The genomic segment AACCTGATATCCTAAATCAGTATAATATTTTACGACTTCAACGATAGAAGCATCGCCTAAAGCTTGCCCTCCTATAACGGTAGCCTTCCACTTCTCTGCCAACTTTTTTAAGTTTTCAGGATTCCACAAACTGCTTTGTTCCGTAAATGCAGCCCATGGTGATTTCTCATCAGCCGAATCGATCATGATTTGAGCAAAATCTTCACCTAATGACTTTCTATCGCCCGAAGAATGAGCTATATGATTTCCTGTCTCAATAATTGTTGCTAGAGGCAGAATAAAGGTTGTACCTTTCTTCTTTTCTTCCTCTATTTTCTCAGAGACCATCTTGTATGAAACCAAGGCATTGCTTGGGCCACAAGTTTCCTTGCCAGGTACTTTGAGCCAAACACAAAGTACACTCGTATCTATCACCAATACCTTTCTCATTATATCTTATCATTAACCATCATTCTACCTATTGTTCCAGAAGCCATCAATTTGGCAAGATTCTCTTTTTCTTCCAAGAGATTGACATGGCTATCGCCATGCTCATCACGGGTAACATAGCTGATAAACGGAATCATCTTATTTCCCAACTCATCCAACAAAACAGGATTATGCGTCGTACAGAGCACATCAACCTGGCGCTGTCGTGACAAATCCTTCAACATATCAACCAACTCCTTGGCACGAGAAGGATGCAAGCCATTATCCACCTCTTCTATAAGCAGTAAGCTATGAGGTGCAACCGTCAAAAGAGCTACGACAATCGCAATAAAACGAAGCGTTCCATCACTCATACCTCTTGCATCAACAGGCTGTTCAGGATTCCAATCCTCATAACAATAAAGCATGGCATCTGACTTAATCAGACCAACAGGCTCAGATATAACCTTGTTTATATCACGTTCAGGAAGTGGCCGAACATAGCTGGACACCAGTGCTTCCACCTTCTTCTTTTCCTCTGGAGACAACGCACATAAAACACCTGCTACATTACTACCATCAGACTTCAGCTCTTTGGAAATCTTGCAGTAATCACGCATCTTAGCAGGAACAGGATCAAGAATGACGATATTTCTAAAAGTAGCATATATCTTTGCCCAAAAATCCAGAAGTATTGGAACATCATACGTTTTCCATGTCATGTTGCGAGCAGAATCAATAAACTCACCAGGAACGGCATCATCGTCTTCTATACCCAAACGACGGATTTCACAAGAACCAAAACTGAAAACTGAATTCCGTTTAATCACTCTCAAATCAAGAAGATAATAACTTCCTTCAATTTCTATTTCTATCTCAATACAGAAGAAATCCTCACCTCTACGGATAATCCAGTCTTCCCCACCTCTAACAGTCTGGATGGCATCAAGAAGGCTCTTACCTTCCCCCACGGCACGGAGGAAGGCAAATGCATCTAACACATTTGACTTACCACTAGCATTGGTTCCGATAAGGATACCCAAAGAATCGATATATATAGTAGAGTCCTTAAAGCTCTTCCAATTTTGTAACCTAATCTTTGTAATCATTGCCCATGTTTATTTAAACTCAATAATATATTTTGCAAAGCTAATCATTTTTTCTGAGATAAACAAGAAAATCGCAACATTTCTAAAAGAATCTATGAAAAAGTATGATAAAACATGAGCAAGTATGAGCAACTGTGAGTTGACCCCTCACCGATTTCGTATCTTTGCATTGTGGTTCAGAGATAACATCTCATACCACCAAGAGGCAATGCGCAGCGCCCCCTACTACACAAACACAATTTATTAACCTTAAAAATGAAGACACTATGATTCTGTACACATTGAAGAAGTATGTCAACGAGAAGTTGAGCGCCGCTAACGGCAAGTTTTTCGCCTACCCTGTAATCACCCAGACCTATGGTCTTGATGAACTCGCAGAGCACATGGAAAGTCACAACACCCCGTTCTCAAAGGGAGCCATCAAGGGAATGCTCACCGATATGGTGAGCTGCGTAAGAGAACTGGTTCTGCAGGGTATCGCCGTGAAGATTCCCGACCTCGCCATTTTCAGCATCGGCATCAAGAACAAGGAAGGTGCTGCCTCCGAGAAGGAGTTCAGCATCACCAAGAACATTGCCGGACTGAAGCTCCGTGCACGTGGCACCGGTGAGTTCAAGGCAAACAGTCTGAACCTCGATGCATCCCTGAAGAAGGCTACAGCCGTAACAGGAGATGTTACTCCACCAGACGGCGGTAAGGACAACACAGGCGATACTACCCAGGGTGGCGGCACAAACCAGGGTGGCGACTCAACACAGACTGGCGGATCAGGCAACACCGAGAGCAGCGGCTCCGATGGTAGCGACGGCCTGGAGTAACCCCCTCGCCAGTAGATGAAGAAAGAAGGTTTTAGACAGGATGCAGTCCGGGATTCGGCTATAGCACCCCCGGCTATTCATCAATATAGCAAGCATCATTGAAACACGCGCTATCAAGCCCATCTGCTCATCCTGTCAGCCTTCCTTCCTAAAAGTATCGCCCGGATATTGGAAATCCGAGCCCCCAATCCATTTATTAACCTTAAATCAAATGAAAATGAAAAGAGAAACACTCAAGAAAATTCTGAATTTCGTCATTACCGTTCTCACCGCAGTAGCCTCTGCCTTTTGTGTGCAGAGCTGCCAGTAGTATCAACCCTTTAAAGATTCAGCACTATGAAAAACACAAGAAAAATCTCACTTATTGTCATCCACTGTTCTGCCACACGCGTCACCCAGGACTTCACCTTCGAAAAGCTCGAAGCCTGTCATTTAGCCCGTGGTTTCCGCAGCATCGGTTATCACTATTACATCACGAAAGACGGCGTCATCTACCCCGGACGTCCCGAGTCAGAAATCGGCGCCCACGCCCGCCATTTCAATGCACACAGTATCGGCATCTGTTACGAAGGCGGTCTCGACGCCGACGGCAATCCGGCAGATACCCGTACGAAGGCTCAGAAGCAGTCGCTCCAGAATCTCCTGACGAGTCTGTGCGTAGACTATCCCGAAGCCGAGATCCTAGGTCATCGTGATCTCCCGAACGTCCACAAGTCCTGTCCCTGCTTCAGTGTCCAGGCTTGGCTGAATGAAATCAAATTCCACATTTAGCCCTCTATTCAGTTGATATTGTTCATACTTTATTATTTTTTCTACTCTCTGAGGGTGTGTCATAAGTCTGTGACGCACCCCTTTTTATTTTTTGCCTTTTCACAGATACGAAATCTTTAAAAAACATTTTTATTTACAACAAAGCCCAAACTTTCACAAGCTCGGGCTTTGCCTTTCCGCAAAAGATTTGTATCTTTGCAGAAAACTTCTTTAAGTATGGCAAAGATACAAATAAAATCTGAAACTCGGCACGAATTGAGCTTTTTTCCTAACTCTTTCGATGATTATGTGCCAAAAGACAGCAAAGTTCGTATGGTGGATCGTATTGTTCGCAGTATGGACATCAACCCTCTCATGGATACCTATGATGGGATTGGTGCTCCTCCTTACAGTCC from the Segatella copri genome contains:
- a CDS encoding smalltalk protein, whose translation is MKRETLKKILNFVITVLTAVASAFCVQSCQ
- a CDS encoding N-acetylmuramoyl-L-alanine amidase, with amino-acid sequence MKNTRKISLIVIHCSATRVTQDFTFEKLEACHLARGFRSIGYHYYITKDGVIYPGRPESEIGAHARHFNAHSIGICYEGGLDADGNPADTRTKAQKQSLQNLLTSLCVDYPEAEILGHRDLPNVHKSCPCFSVQAWLNEIKFHI
- a CDS encoding HU family DNA-binding protein, which produces MILYTLKKYVNEKLSAANGKFFAYPVITQTYGLDELAEHMESHNTPFSKGAIKGMLTDMVSCVRELVLQGIAVKIPDLAIFSIGIKNKEGAASEKEFSITKNIAGLKLRARGTGEFKANSLNLDASLKKATAVTGDVTPPDGGKDNTGDTTQGGGTNQGGDSTQTGGSGNTESSGSDGSDGLE
- a CDS encoding AAA family ATPase, which gives rise to MITKIRLQNWKSFKDSTIYIDSLGILIGTNASGKSNVLDAFAFLRAVGEGKSLLDAIQTVRGGEDWIIRRGEDFFCIEIEIEIEGSYYLLDLRVIKRNSVFSFGSCEIRRLGIEDDDAVPGEFIDSARNMTWKTYDVPILLDFWAKIYATFRNIVILDPVPAKMRDYCKISKELKSDGSNVAGVLCALSPEEKKKVEALVSSYVRPLPERDINKVISEPVGLIKSDAMLYCYEDWNPEQPVDARGMSDGTLRFIAIVVALLTVAPHSLLLIEEVDNGLHPSRAKELVDMLKDLSRQRQVDVLCTTHNPVLLDELGNKMIPFISYVTRDEHGDSHVNLLEEKENLAKLMASGTIGRMMVNDKI